The segment GAGGAAGCCGATCGGAGCGATCACGATGCCGGACACGCCCGCCGCGTGGAGCGCGCGGACGTGGTCGAGCACGTCGGGCTCGAGCCAGGGAACCTGCGGCGGCCCGCTGCGGCTCTGCCAGGCGAGGTCCCAGCGGACGTGTCCGAGACGCTCGGCGACGAGCGCGGCGTTCGCGCGGAGCTCGCGCTCGTAGGCGCAGCCGTCGGCCATGGAGCGCGGCACGCTGTGCGCCGTGAAGACGAGGCGCGCGGTGTCCCGGGCGCCGGGCGCGAGCTCCCCGCGCAGTCGTTCCCATGCCGCGCGGACGCATTCGGACGTGGCCTCGACGAAGCCCGGGTGGTTGAAGAAGCGCCGGAGCGGCTCGATCGTCGGCGCGTCGGCGACCGCCTCCCGGGCGCGCGCGATGTCCTCGAGGTACTGCCGGCATCCTGAGTAGGAGCTGTGGGCCGACGTGACGAAGGCGAGGGCGCGGCGCACGCCGGCCGCCTGCATCTCGCCGACCGCGTCGGCGAGCAGCGGGTGCCAGTTGCGGTTCCCGAAGAAGATCGGGAGGTCGATGCCGTGCGCCGCGAAGTCGGCGCGGAGCGCGGCGATGAGCGCGCGGTTCTGGTCGTTGAGCGGGCTCCGTCCGCCGAGGTGACGATAGCGCTCGCCGACGATCGCGAGTCGCTCGCGCGGGATACCGCGGCCGCGCGTGACGTTCTCGAGGAAGGGCATCACGTCCTCGGGACGCTCGGGGCCGCCGAACGAGACGAGGAGGAGCGCGTCGTAGGCGGTCATCGCGGTCGTTTCAGAGGCGCGCGACGATGGCGTCGGCCATCGCGATCGTGCCCGCCG is part of the Deltaproteobacteria bacterium genome and harbors:
- a CDS encoding ferrochelatase; translation: MTAYDALLLVSFGGPERPEDVMPFLENVTRGRGIPRERLAIVGERYRHLGGRSPLNDQNRALIAALRADFAAHGIDLPIFFGNRNWHPLLADAVGEMQAAGVRRALAFVTSAHSSYSGCRQYLEDIARAREAVADAPTIEPLRRFFNHPGFVEATSECVRAAWERLRGELAPGARDTARLVFTAHSVPRSMADGCAYERELRANAALVAERLGHVRWDLAWQSRSGPPQVPWLEPDVLDHVRALHAAGVSGIVIAPIGFLSDHVEVLYDLDVEARRFCDDLGLAMVRAATVGTHPSFVACVRELVLERLRGAPPRSVGPLPPSPDVCPPDCCPAPAHPDASR